The Cytophagia bacterium CHB2 genome includes a region encoding these proteins:
- a CDS encoding DUF192 domain-containing protein, whose amino-acid sequence MTASFLLVWRAKFQPQPGKMTQAECRVKKSIKRSLVRIFIFGIFCLLSWVACKQQPAEKPAAKADAQIPEGRQRIMIKEHPLFVEVVQTDEERMKGLMFREQLPEEQGMLFVFEFSRIQSFWMRNTFIPLDIAFIDSEGKIVDIQQMEPIDESKNYISAAPALYVLETNAGWFERHGVKVGDMVKF is encoded by the coding sequence ATGACAGCGAGTTTCTTATTAGTTTGGCGTGCAAAATTTCAACCTCAGCCAGGTAAAATGACGCAAGCGGAGTGTCGCGTGAAGAAATCAATAAAACGATCACTTGTAAGGATTTTCATTTTTGGCATTTTCTGCCTTCTGAGTTGGGTGGCCTGCAAGCAACAGCCCGCAGAAAAGCCCGCGGCGAAGGCTGATGCTCAAATTCCCGAGGGCCGGCAGCGCATTATGATCAAAGAACACCCGTTGTTTGTCGAAGTCGTTCAAACCGACGAAGAGCGCATGAAGGGCTTGATGTTTCGCGAGCAGTTGCCGGAGGAGCAAGGCATGCTGTTCGTCTTCGAATTCTCCCGCATTCAATCATTTTGGATGAGAAATACTTTTATTCCGTTGGATATTGCTTTCATCGATTCTGAGGGCAAGATCGTTGACATTCAACAAATGGAGCCGATTGATGAAAGCAAGAATTATATCTCGGCGGCGCCTGCGCTTTATGTTTTGGAAACAAACGCCGGTTGGTTTGAGCGGCATGGCGTAAAGGTGGGAGATATGGTAAAATTCTAA
- a CDS encoding arginase, which translates to LAALMGFGAPELVNLGRPGAKLKPSDVVLIGVRDLDAQEKILLKKSGVTIYTMREIDERGISTVMKEALRRLSHLSRLHVSLDMDSLDPLDAPGVGTPVPGGLTYREAHLIMEMLADSKMVRSIDIVEVNPILDHRNHTSSIAIALLASLLGQSIL; encoded by the coding sequence CTCGCCGCGCTCATGGGATTCGGAGCGCCGGAGTTGGTCAACCTGGGCCGGCCCGGCGCCAAGCTCAAGCCTTCCGATGTCGTGCTCATCGGCGTGCGAGATCTCGATGCCCAGGAAAAAATTCTCTTGAAGAAAAGCGGCGTCACGATTTACACCATGCGCGAGATTGACGAACGCGGCATTTCAACGGTGATGAAAGAGGCCTTGCGGCGCTTGAGTCATCTCTCTCGCCTGCACGTTAGCCTGGACATGGACAGCCTCGATCCGCTGGATGCGCCCGGCGTAGGCACACCGGTGCCCGGCGGACTGACGTATCGCGAAGCCCATCTCATTATGGAGATGCTCGCCGATTCCAAAATGGTGCGCTCGATCGACATTGTCGAAGTCAACCCTATTCTCGATCATCGCAATCATACGTCGAGTATTGCCATCGCGTTGCTGGCCTCGCTGCTGGGACAATCGATCTTGTAA
- a CDS encoding phytanoyl-CoA dioxygenase family protein — MASSLASSLKSLPDLNSDYPLTPAQIAAFRRDGHVLLRGVASPAVLEDFRPAIAANVEALRKEYWGGVFNVDLDKRDTYHKAFVQIENLWRHDEAVKKFVMARRFAKIAADLLGVKGVRIYHDQALFKEPGGGHTPWHQDQYYWPLETDKTLTMWLPLVDAPSEMGPIIFANESQRNGPLGLLAISDDSEEYFRRVAIERQFTLVINELRAGDATFHYGWTLHKAPGNTSNRMREVMTIIYYADGAKLIAPQNPNQQADLESWFPGQKPGELAASELNPLVYSQE, encoded by the coding sequence ATGGCATCTTCCCTGGCATCTTCCCTCAAAAGCCTTCCTGATCTGAACAGTGACTATCCGCTCACTCCGGCGCAGATTGCAGCGTTTCGCCGCGACGGGCATGTTCTGCTGCGCGGCGTGGCTTCGCCTGCTGTGCTGGAGGATTTCCGTCCTGCCATTGCCGCGAATGTTGAAGCGCTGCGCAAAGAGTACTGGGGCGGCGTTTTCAATGTGGATTTGGACAAACGCGATACCTATCACAAAGCTTTCGTGCAAATCGAGAACTTGTGGCGGCATGATGAGGCTGTCAAAAAATTCGTGATGGCGCGGCGCTTTGCAAAAATTGCGGCAGATTTGTTGGGCGTGAAAGGCGTCCGCATCTATCATGACCAGGCGCTCTTTAAAGAGCCGGGCGGCGGGCACACGCCCTGGCATCAAGATCAATACTATTGGCCGCTGGAAACGGACAAAACTCTCACGATGTGGCTGCCGCTCGTCGATGCGCCTTCCGAAATGGGGCCCATCATTTTCGCCAACGAATCGCAGCGCAACGGCCCGCTGGGATTGCTTGCGATTTCCGATGACTCGGAAGAATATTTTCGGCGCGTGGCGATCGAGCGCCAGTTTACGCTGGTGATCAACGAGCTGAGGGCGGGCGACGCCACTTTTCATTACGGCTGGACGCTGCACAAAGCGCCGGGCAACACCTCGAATCGCATGCGCGAAGTGATGACGATCATTTATTACGCCGACGGCGCTAAACTCATTGCGCCGCAAAATCCAAATCAGCAAGCCGATCTCGAGAGCTGGTTTCCCGGACAAAAGCCGGGAGAGCTGGCAGCGAGCGAGTTGAATCCGCTGGTGTATTCGCAGGAATAA